One genomic segment of Methanothermococcus okinawensis IH1 includes these proteins:
- the mcrC gene encoding methyl-coenzyme M reductase I operon protein C — protein MPVGRREQIVDCRSVMGLGEGGGLAQRGTFAEGLKNDVVVVAMSPGRRHITKPVCEITYGIREAGIQTSVLVLDAGTGIPHDAPHGSLGSTFGLKPKEAEQVNRHKLCVIHFGNVKSHIVYKARLFLRYVHIPTIVVCQTPVDMEDFAKVGVKTKEVMPIEPKTGGMIVDIITGVVRGESAPQSKIDEVIEKIKKHLI, from the coding sequence ATGCCAGTAGGTAGAAGAGAACAAATTGTGGATTGCAGGTCCGTAATGGGATTGGGCGAAGGTGGTGGATTAGCTCAAAGAGGAACCTTCGCAGAAGGTTTGAAAAATGATGTTGTAGTTGTAGCTATGTCTCCTGGAAGGAGGCATATTACAAAACCAGTTTGTGAAATTACCTATGGAATAAGGGAAGCAGGAATCCAAACAAGTGTTCTTGTATTGGATGCAGGTACTGGTATTCCTCATGATGCCCCTCATGGGAGCCTCGGTTCAACATTTGGGTTAAAACCAAAAGAAGCCGAGCAGGTAAATAGGCATAAACTTTGCGTTATTCACTTTGGGAATGTTAAGAGCCATATCGTATATAAGGCAAGATTATTTTTAAGGTATGTGCATATACCTACGATAGTAGTCTGCCAAACGCCTGTGGATATGGAAGATTTTGCCAAAGTGGGTGTTAAAACCAAAGAGGTTATGCCTATTGAACCTAAAACAGGAGGCATGATTGTAGATATTATTACAGGGGTTGTTAGGGGTGAATCAGCTCCACAATCAAAAATTGATGAAGTAATTGAAAAAATTAAGAAGCATTTAATTTAA
- the mcrG gene encoding coenzyme-B sulfoethylthiotransferase subunit gamma has protein sequence MAYKPQYYPGATKIAQNRRNHMNPEIELEKLREIPDDEVVKVMGHRQPGEDYKTVHPPLEEMDLPEDYVRDLVEPITGAKEGHRIRYIQFADSMYNAPAQPYDRARTYMWRFRGVDTGTLSGRQVIEMRESNLEEVSKNFCIDTAFFDPATCGMRGATVHGHSLRLDENGLMFDALQRYVYDEKTGHVLYVKDQVGRPLDEPVDVGEPLPAEKLAEITTIYRKDGTPMRDDEEVIAVVKRIHRARTLGGYMPSEKIFEGL, from the coding sequence ATGGCATACAAGCCTCAATATTACCCTGGTGCAACAAAAATTGCACAGAACAGAAGAAATCACATGAACCCAGAAATTGAATTGGAAAAATTAAGAGAAATTCCAGATGATGAAGTTGTAAAAGTCATGGGACACAGGCAACCTGGTGAAGATTATAAAACAGTTCACCCTCCATTGGAAGAAATGGACTTGCCAGAAGATTATGTAAGAGACTTAGTTGAACCTATTACAGGAGCTAAGGAAGGACATAGAATCAGGTATATACAGTTTGCAGATTCCATGTATAATGCACCTGCTCAACCTTATGACAGAGCAAGAACTTACATGTGGAGATTCAGAGGAGTAGATACTGGAACACTTTCAGGAAGACAGGTTATTGAAATGAGAGAAAGTAACCTTGAAGAAGTTTCAAAGAATTTCTGTATTGATACAGCATTCTTTGACCCTGCAACCTGTGGTATGAGAGGAGCTACTGTGCATGGGCACTCATTAAGATTGGATGAGAATGGATTAATGTTTGATGCTCTTCAAAGATATGTATATGATGAAAAGACAGGTCATGTTTTGTATGTAAAAGACCAGGTTGGAAGACCATTGGATGAGCCTGTTGATGTTGGAGAACCATTACCTGCTGAAAAGTTAGCAGAAATTACAACAATATATAGAAAAGATGGAACTCCGATGAGAGATGACGAAGAAGTTATTGCAGTAGTTAAAAGAATCCATAGAGCAAGGACATTAGGAGGATATATGCCTTCTGAGAAAATATTTGAAGGATTGTAA
- the mcrD gene encoding methyl-coenzyme M reductase operon protein D, producing the protein MIEIEVFPHRYLKAKTTEKFLNKAYSLDTVERIIIHGEPLPKTVYYGPAKGTPVNHPERKEINVHGVPVELTVMAGRFWITLKDDSEVDKIEEICKSLFPYGYNISVGKFTRDKATVTDYIKYGEKLVNMMDKNMIGLTDPRSKYESAVKIIPKDEEDNKTEKDEKEK; encoded by the coding sequence ATGATAGAAATAGAAGTCTTCCCCCATAGGTATTTAAAAGCTAAAACTACCGAAAAATTCCTTAATAAAGCTTATTCATTAGATACTGTGGAAAGAATTATAATCCACGGCGAACCTTTGCCAAAAACCGTATATTACGGTCCTGCAAAAGGAACTCCCGTAAATCATCCTGAGAGAAAGGAAATTAATGTTCATGGAGTTCCTGTTGAGCTCACAGTAATGGCAGGAAGATTTTGGATAACATTAAAGGATGACAGTGAAGTAGATAAAATTGAAGAAATCTGTAAATCACTGTTTCCGTATGGATACAATATATCGGTCGGCAAATTTACTAGGGATAAAGCAACCGTAACAGATTATATAAAATACGGTGAGAAGCTGGTAAATATGATGGACAAAAATATGATAGGTTTGACCGACCCAAGGAGTAAATATGAATCCGCAGTGAAAATTATTCCAAAAGATGAAGAAGACAATAAAACAGAAAAGGATGAAAAAGAAAAGTAA
- the mcrA gene encoding coenzyme-B sulfoethylthiotransferase subunit alpha has protein sequence MEAEKKLFLKALKEKFEEDPKEKYTKFYTFGGWRQSKRKTEFVEHAKELSEKRGGIPGYNPDIGVPLGQRKLMPYKISNTDAIVEGDDLHFMNNAAIQQMWDDIRRTVIVGMDTGHAVLEKRLGVEVTPETINEYMETINHALPGGAVVQEHMVEVDPALAWDSYAKIFTGDDELADELDKRVLIDINKLFPEEQAEQLKAAIGKRTYQVSRVPTLVGRVCDGGTIARWSAMQIGMSFITAYKLCAGEAAIADFSYAAKHADVIGMGTALPARRSRGANEPGGIPFGVLADVVQTTRVSDDPVEQSLEVVAMGCMLYDQIWLGSYMSGGVGFTQYASATYTDDILDDFSYYGYDYVEKKYGINGTKPTMDVVEDIATEVTLYGLEQYDEFPALLEDHFGGSQRAGVVAAASGISVCMATGNSNAGVNGWYLSQILHKEYHSRLGFYGYDLQDQCGASNSLSIRNDESSPLELRGPNYPNYAMNVGHQGEYAGITQAAHSARRDAFATNPLIKIAFADPSLVFDFAHPRKECARGALREFEPAGERDPIIPAH, from the coding sequence ATGGAAGCTGAAAAGAAATTGTTCTTAAAAGCATTGAAAGAAAAATTTGAAGAAGATCCAAAAGAAAAATATACAAAATTCTACACCTTTGGTGGATGGAGACAGTCTAAAAGAAAAACTGAGTTTGTTGAACATGCGAAAGAATTATCTGAGAAAAGAGGAGGTATTCCTGGATATAACCCAGATATTGGAGTTCCATTAGGACAGAGAAAATTAATGCCTTACAAAATCTCAAATACTGATGCCATTGTAGAAGGAGATGACTTACACTTCATGAACAATGCTGCTATCCAGCAAATGTGGGATGATATCAGAAGAACAGTTATTGTTGGTATGGATACAGGACACGCTGTTCTTGAAAAAAGGCTTGGTGTAGAGGTTACACCAGAAACAATAAATGAATATATGGAAACAATAAACCACGCATTACCTGGTGGTGCTGTTGTTCAGGAACACATGGTTGAGGTAGACCCTGCATTAGCATGGGATTCCTACGCTAAGATATTCACTGGGGATGATGAATTAGCAGATGAGCTCGACAAAAGAGTATTAATTGACATTAACAAATTGTTCCCAGAAGAACAAGCAGAACAGTTAAAAGCTGCTATTGGTAAAAGAACCTATCAGGTATCAAGAGTTCCTACATTAGTAGGTAGGGTATGTGATGGAGGTACCATAGCAAGATGGTCTGCTATGCAGATTGGAATGTCATTCATTACAGCATACAAACTCTGTGCAGGAGAAGCTGCAATTGCTGATTTCTCATATGCTGCAAAACACGCTGATGTTATTGGAATGGGTACTGCACTTCCAGCAAGAAGGTCAAGAGGAGCAAACGAGCCAGGAGGTATTCCATTTGGGGTATTGGCAGATGTAGTGCAAACAACAAGAGTAAGTGATGACCCAGTAGAACAGTCATTAGAAGTAGTTGCAATGGGCTGTATGTTATACGACCAGATATGGCTCGGTTCATACATGTCAGGAGGAGTAGGATTCACACAATATGCAAGTGCAACATACACTGATGACATCTTGGATGATTTCTCATACTATGGATATGACTATGTAGAGAAAAAATACGGAATAAATGGTACAAAACCAACAATGGATGTTGTAGAGGATATTGCAACAGAAGTTACACTCTATGGATTAGAACAGTATGATGAGTTCCCAGCATTATTGGAAGACCACTTTGGAGGTTCTCAAAGAGCTGGTGTTGTAGCAGCTGCATCTGGTATCTCAGTATGTATGGCAACAGGAAACTCAAATGCTGGGGTTAATGGATGGTATTTAAGCCAGATATTACACAAAGAATACCACAGCAGATTAGGATTCTATGGATACGACTTGCAAGACCAGTGTGGTGCTTCAAACTCACTTTCAATTAGAAACGATGAATCATCACCATTAGAATTGAGAGGTCCAAACTATCCAAACTATGCAATGAATGTAGGTCACCAGGGAGAATACGCAGGTATTACCCAGGCAGCTCACTCAGCAAGAAGAGATGCGTTTGCAACGAACCCATTAATTAAAATTGCATTTGCAGACCCTTCATTGGTATTTGACTTTGCTCACCCAAGAAAAGAATGTGCAAGAGGAGCTCTAAGAGAATTCGAACCAGCAGGAGAAAGAGACCCAATCATTCCTGCACAT
- the mcrB gene encoding coenzyme-B sulfoethylthiotransferase subunit beta — protein sequence MVKYEDKINLYDAKGNLAAENVPLEAISPLYNPVVKKIVSDVKRTVAVNLAGIENSLKTGALGGKGCKIPGRTLDLPIVENADAIMEEVEKTLRISPDDDTNIRTINGGKQAVVQLPSRRLEVAAEYSVSMLNTAMALKEAIIKTFDIDMFEGSTVHAAIIGRYPQVMDYMGGNIASLLGAPSNMEGLGYALRNIMVNHYVATTKKNIMNAIAFASIMEQTAMFEMGDAIGEFERMHLLGLGYQGLNADNIVIDLVKANGKGTVGTVVASLVERALEDNVIVEDKTLDSGFTMYKPVDVAKWNAYAAAGLAAAAIVNCGAARAAQNVASTILYYNDIIEYETGLPGVDFGRAEGTAVGFSFFSHSIYGGGGPGIFTGNHIVTRHSKGFAIPPVCAALCVDAGTQMFSPEKTSALVGAVYSAIDEFREPLKHVIEGAIEIKDKL from the coding sequence ATGGTAAAGTATGAAGATAAGATAAATTTGTATGATGCGAAAGGTAATCTTGCAGCAGAAAATGTACCGTTGGAGGCTATAAGCCCATTGTACAACCCAGTTGTAAAGAAGATAGTATCCGATGTTAAGAGAACAGTAGCAGTTAATTTAGCAGGTATAGAAAACAGTTTAAAAACCGGAGCTCTCGGAGGCAAAGGTTGCAAAATTCCAGGAAGAACCTTGGATTTGCCAATAGTAGAAAATGCTGACGCTATTATGGAAGAAGTTGAAAAAACATTAAGAATTTCACCAGATGATGATACAAATATTAGAACAATTAACGGTGGAAAACAGGCAGTTGTTCAGTTGCCATCCAGAAGATTAGAGGTAGCAGCAGAATATTCAGTATCTATGTTAAACACAGCAATGGCTTTGAAAGAAGCTATTATTAAAACATTTGACATAGATATGTTTGAAGGTTCAACAGTGCATGCCGCAATTATCGGAAGATACCCACAAGTTATGGATTATATGGGAGGAAACATTGCTTCATTATTAGGAGCTCCTTCAAACATGGAAGGTTTAGGCTACGCATTGAGAAACATTATGGTAAACCACTATGTAGCCACAACAAAGAAAAACATCATGAACGCTATTGCATTTGCATCAATCATGGAACAAACAGCAATGTTTGAAATGGGAGATGCAATAGGTGAATTTGAAAGAATGCACTTGTTAGGTCTTGGATACCAAGGTTTAAATGCAGATAACATAGTAATTGACCTTGTAAAAGCAAACGGTAAAGGTACAGTTGGTACAGTTGTTGCTTCATTAGTTGAAAGAGCTCTTGAAGATAATGTAATTGTAGAAGATAAAACACTAGATTCAGGATTTACAATGTATAAACCAGTAGATGTTGCTAAGTGGAATGCTTATGCAGCAGCAGGTTTAGCAGCAGCAGCTATTGTAAATTGTGGTGCAGCAAGAGCTGCTCAAAATGTTGCTTCAACAATCTTATACTACAACGATATAATAGAATATGAAACTGGTTTGCCAGGTGTTGATTTCGGTAGAGCAGAAGGTACTGCGGTAGGATTCAGTTTCTTCTCACACTCCATCTATGGTGGTGGTGGTCCAGGTATATTCACAGGAAACCACATCGTTACAAGACACTCCAAAGGATTTGCTATTCCACCAGTATGTGCCGCATTATGTGTAGATGCAGGAACTCAGATGTTTTCACCTGAAAAAACATCAGCATTAGTTGGTGCAGTATACAGTGCTATTGATGAATTTAGAGAACCTTTGAAGCATGTAATTGAAGGTGCTATTGAAATAAAAGATAAATTATAA